Below is a genomic region from Henckelia pumila isolate YLH828 chromosome 3, ASM3356847v2, whole genome shotgun sequence.
ATTCAATGGTTCAATTGTCGGCACTCGATCACATCATTTTTGTGTCATTTGTGTTTTTCAGGCTTATGCTTACCATAAGTTTGGAGAATCATGTCTGTATTTGGCTGTGAACTACTTGGATAGGTTTCTATCTGTATATAACATGCCCGTGTGTTCATCCGAAAGCGTAAGAAcctatttgatttattttcctGTAATGACATTTTGTTGTTTTAGTTGCATTTGAATACCGTTGTCTTATATTTTTGCCTTCCGATTTGTTTGCTTTGGCGTGAACAGGGAGGTAAAAAAAAGTGGACAACTCAGTTAGTAGCTGTGGCATGTTTATTACTCGCAGCCAAGGTGGAGGAGGTGAATGTTCCTTCTACTCTTGGCATACAGGTAATATACTAACCCAGTGATCCCATTTGTTGTCAGCATCGGCTGCCGCTGTTGTCATGTGTGTCTGCCTGCCTATGTGACACAACAATTGAAGTGTGACAATCGCAACTTTAAGTTTTGAAATTCCGAGTTGTTTCGTTGTCATCGGATATAATTTTTCGGCAATCTCAGAACCCGATTCTCATACCTTTGTAATATCGCCTTTTCAAATGAGTGATTTGATATTTTGATCATCGAGgaaaattttttgttatttttgagtTGAGAAAGCTGAATCCGACTGATGCTTATTCCATATGTATGAATGGCTCAGGCAGGGGAGACGGAAGTTGTGTTTCAAGGTAAAACCGTGCAAAGAATGGAGATCGTGGTGCTGGAATACTTGAAGTGGAGGATGAAAGCTTATACACCATGCAACTACATAGACTATTTCCTTAGAATGATTAGTGATATTGAAATTCCACCAGAGCCATTGATCTCCAGATCCGTCGAAATCATTTTAAGCACAATAAAAGGTCTGTTTtcaattttcaatttaaaacaATATACTCCTTCGTTCAGAGAATGAAGAGTTGATTCGGTTTCTTGGTTGAGAATTCCATGCAGGTATTGATTTCTTGGGATTCAGGCCTTCTGAGATAGCTGCAGCAGTGGCAGTGAATGTTTCCGGAGGAATAAACGGAATGGACATTGATAAGGCCCTGACTCGTTTCATAGGAATAGAGAAGGTAGGAATTTACATTGGTTCCTATTAGTTTACCTTGGCCAGGACATTTTCTTCCCATGTTTTGGTCAATATTATGAAATCCATGATTTTAGAACTCGATGGATTTCAAATAACGCATGGCgtgaaaatgagtttgatctTCTGATTGTAACACTGAAAGCTGAGTCATATGGCTCATAACTCGAACATGAAATCTTGAATTTTCATTCAACATTAGGTTGTCTCAGGCATGACACAGATGGTAGCTGGCCAGGTTTTTGCAAAGTAATATTGATGCATAGAATTCAGTTGAGTCTAATTAAATGCAAATCAAATATCACGCCTTTAACTTTGCAGGAAAAAGTATTGAAGTGCCTGGAACTGATTCAAGATTTGACACCAAATAACGTGACTGCGGTTCCATCATCAGTGCCCCACAGTCCGATTGGGGTGTTGGACGCCGCGTGCTTGAGCTATAAAAGCGATGGAACCACAGTTGGCTCATGCCCAAGTTCTTCAAACACGAGTCCCGACAACAAAAAGAGGAAACTTGATCACCGGACTACATCCAATTCTTTGATTTCCTGAAAATGtaaattctatatatattttttattcggtcgtctaattttatttagaatagACTCCTCTCAAGGATCATATAGTTGTTTGAAAGGGTTCCCATATAAGAGAAAAATACAGTATTATGTATCTTGAGTTGAAAAACATAGTGGAAAAGCCAAGAAAAATGGAGTATGTTTTGTTTCAACAAAAGAAGTAGTCTCATAGTGGGCGAGGTTGTTTTTATAAGACTTGTTTCAACAAATGAGATGCTATATGGATCTAAAATTGACGAAGCAGAATAAAGATGCTATTCCGATGGGCTTTATGGCCCAAACACACTTCTATGGGCCTACAGTTTATAGTATCCACCTTAACATAACAATCTCAAATCAGCAATTTGAAATAATgttataacttaaataaatataaatataaatcagTATCTCGACGTTAGTTACGCAATTTTTATTTCTctgaaaatataattaaataaacaaattaaagCCTTTTAggcttttaaaatttagaaGATAATTTAACCAAAAATTTTTTCCAGctattttatattttgattcGAATTGTAGACATTAACATCAACATTAGAATATACACATCTGTATTCTTTTTCAATATTTGGATGGTGCTTTAAGACAACCCCAGACTTCAAATGCCTTGCAAGTTAAGAACAATGCTTCACGTGCATTTTtctcttaaaaatataataaattccTCCCAAAAACCAACTTATTGCATGCAGACATATTTGGCTCCTAAATTCGAAtcatttacaataaaaaaaaagacaTCAAAACCTTATTATGTCATCTTCGTTATTAGGTCGTAGGTCTCCACTCCCTCAAGTCCCTCTCATcctaatttaatataaatctgTCACGTTTTAAAAAGTGCAAGTACTTgtatattgaaaaaaataacCCAACTTTTCAAtattaatgaaataattttGAACGGGGGCCGGGGGAACACCAAATTCATAAAGGTcagtattatttattattcataCTTTCAGCATATATACATACCActacattatattatattatatatatgtggaTCACTTCGTatttggatcaacagatacggtACGACGCATGTGTACCCAAAAACATTAATCGTTTTGGATTGGTATAAACAGCTGCGCCTAAATCCATTGCGATAGCGATTAATTAGCATCTAATTTAGGATCAATTTGTCGTCTCACACCATTATTTATGTGAAaaaaacgattaaattatggtATTTGCGATtccaattaaatatatacattGTGGCAAAAGAGTCATTCATGCGACCAACTCAACACTTTTCCAGCGTAATTAAACTAGCTATATATAGCTTCGCCTTTTATCTTAACTATAGCTTATATTACAAGATAATTGAGTGATTAACTCGATTTCACGattggttatatatatatatatatatatatcatgttaattaaaatatatgtaaTGCACGTCCTTTGAACTTCATGAAATATCCATGCAGTAAAGATCAATCAATTAAAGGATACACGTACACCATGCCAAGAAACGTAAAAATGTCAGTCGAGGAGTTGACGATTCGAGGGGAGCTGGAAACGGACGTGGAAAGGGATTTGGAAGAGGAAATCAAAGATGGTATATACCATCTAGCACTAAAGTTGCATGAACTCTATCAACACAAGAAAACAAAGCATTTGGAACCAAAAAATAGCAGAGAATATACGTCTGAGGTGAACATAAACATTAGAATGGAAGGCGGAaccataattcaaatcaaagaaatcaagaaacaaGGATCGAGGATTAATCGCCCCACGCTCGCCACCACCGCCATTAAGTCTCAACCAAATGTAGGCGGACCATGTTATGAAGGCAGTACCAGTACTCCTCATGATCAAATGAAGTTC
It encodes:
- the LOC140892203 gene encoding cyclin-D4-2-like — its product is MADCNSFDCSEPDLLCHEQNTAFCSKGDDEYDDLFNPFDGQNHRNSGKIGSNGGSESGPVTPLPCPSAEHIGWMVEREREFFLGDAYLDRLRSGEHVLGLRKEALDWMYKAYAYHKFGESCLYLAVNYLDRFLSVYNMPVCSSESGGKKKWTTQLVAVACLLLAAKVEEVNVPSTLGIQAGETEVVFQGKTVQRMEIVVLEYLKWRMKAYTPCNYIDYFLRMISDIEIPPEPLISRSVEIILSTIKGIDFLGFRPSEIAAAVAVNVSGGINGMDIDKALTRFIGIEKEKVLKCLELIQDLTPNNVTAVPSSVPHSPIGVLDAACLSYKSDGTTVGSCPSSSNTSPDNKKRKLDHRTTSNSLIS